In Cotesia glomerata isolate CgM1 linkage group LG1, MPM_Cglom_v2.3, whole genome shotgun sequence, one genomic interval encodes:
- the LOC123263433 gene encoding E3 ubiquitin-protein ligase MARCHF8-like yields the protein MNLNDSKVMPVHQINVNPPDWQSPQSLDPSNNTSPSGGGEWSPKEPTYATVVTVIPNHCHSSVSTLSSSNHDICRICHCEGDIGAPLLAPCYCSGSLRYVHQACLQQWIKASDTRACELCKFSFIMHAKTKPFSEWEKLEMSAPEIRKLWCAVAFHAVAALCVAWSLYVLVERSVEEARKGFVDWPFWTKLIVVVIGSTGGLVFMYIQCKAYIELCRRWRAFNRVIFIQNAPEKVVLPPSPTDSLREVTLPLKDPTASLPELNRSLLPRTLDPSCASETIKPEVASAAQRHDAQLKLYVFDKLSSSEDNL from the exons atgaatttaaatGACTCAAAAGTAATGCCTGTTCACCAGATCAATGTTAATCCCCCTGATTGGCAATCACCCCAATCTCTTGATCCTTCTAATAATACCAGTCCATCAGGAGGTGGTGAATGGTCACCAAAA GAACCAACGTACGCGACAGTTGTCACTGTAATACCAAATCATTGTCATTCCTCTGTAAGCACACTGTCCTCAAGTAACCATGACATTTGTCG GATATGCCACTGCGAAGGTGATATTGGAGCTCCTCTTTTAGCGCCGTGTTATTGCAGTGGTAGTTTACGTTATGTACATCAGGCGTGTCTTCAGCAGTGGATTAAAGCATCAGACACACGTGCATGTgaattatgtaaattttcattcattatgCACGCAAAAACAAAACCATTTTCAGAG tgGGAAAAATTGGAAATGTCAGCACCAGAAATACGAAAATTATGGTGTGCTGTTGCATTTCACGCAGTAGCTGCTCTGTGTGTAGCTTGGTCTCTTTATGTTTTGGTTGAACGAAGCGTTGAAGAAGCGCGTAAAGGATTCGTTGATTGGCCATTTTGGACAAAATTAATAGTCGTTGTAATTGGTTCTACTGGCGGTCTTGTATTTATGTACATTCAGTGTAAAGCTTACATTGAATTATGCAGAAGATGGCGAGCGTTCAACAG agtgatatttattcaaaatgcTCCAGAAAAAGTGGTGCTTCCTCCTTCACCAACAGATTCACTTAGAGAAGTGACGTTACCTTTAAAAGATCCCACTGCCTCATTGCCAGAGTTGAATCGTAGTCTATTACCGAGAACTTTAGACCCCTCTTGCGCCTCAGAAACAATTAAACCAGAGGTTGCTTCGGCTGCCCAGAGACACGATGCTCAACTCAAATTATACGTATTCGACAAATTGTCATCGTCCGAGGATAATCTGTAG